Proteins from a single region of Styela clava chromosome 1, kaStyClav1.hap1.2, whole genome shotgun sequence:
- the LOC120348281 gene encoding uncharacterized protein LOC120348281, which produces MNTKQRVILLLSLTIFAEKTIADQYKCPFSALNQTIDWKRFSKLKTTWYEVLTIPMLLEPMDCWDWSDFVPLEGGEFTTKIHQNLKSGNGGEYIIDFHMKPNADGSYTLVEKEGSRSKIANTTRSALSHIQDKESIEDMVAVTEGFVLLKWYFMTDYENYLIVGACGPGFHYQSFAKFRKQRPNFVDVVNTWNRFSALGESPNVALRRKCIKRKHN; this is translated from the exons ATGAATACGAAGCAGCGTGTTATTCTTCTTCTGTCCTTGACAATATTTGCTGAGAAAACGATTGCAGATCAATACAAATGTCCATTTTCTGCTTTGAACCAAACTATTGACTGGAAAAGG TTCAGCAAATTAAAGACAACATGGTACGAGGTGCTTACTATTCCTATGCTACTCGAACCTATGGATTGTTGGGATTGGTCAGATTTTGTCCCGCTGGAAGGAGGAGAATTCACAacaaaaatacatcaaaatcTAAAAAG CGGAAATGGTGGGGAATATATAATCGATTTTCATATGAAACCAAATGCTGACGGATCTTATACCTTGGTGGAAAAAGAAGGTTCGA GATCGAAAATAGCAAACACAACCAGGTCTGCACTTTCTCACATTCAAGATAAAGAAAGTATTGAGGACATGGTAGCAG TAACTGAAGGTTTTGTTCTCTTGAAATGGTATTTCATGACAGACTATGAGAATTACCTCATTGTTGGAGCTTGTGGTCCAGGATTTC ATTACCAATCTTTTGCAAAGTTCAGAAAACAAAGACCAAATTTTGTTGATGTGGTTAATACTTGGAACAGATTTTCTGCTCTGGGGGAATCCCCAAATGTGGCACTCAGAAGAAAATGTATCAAAAGAAAACACAACTAG